The Oscillospiraceae bacterium genome contains the following window.
CCTGAAACCCGTATCAGCCTGATAGATTCCTAATCAGAAGGAGGTCAACAATGACACAACGTATTTGCCCCATCGCAAAAATCGTATACTTCAGTGAAGAAGAGTGGCACTCCATCGCAGGCAAAATGTCCGAAGCAAAAATCTCAAGTTTTTCTGCATTTGCAAACAGAATGCTGCTTGACGGTGAAATCAAATGCTATGATTTTAGCGTTCTATGAGAGACGAACGGCTACATTGGGCGTATTGCCGGTAGTATCAATCAAATTGCCAAACGCTGCAATGAAAATCATTCTGTGCACGAAAATGATGTACAGCAGCTTCGCCGTGAATTTATGGCTCTGAAAGCGAACTACCAAGAGCGGATGGTCAAAGCTATTCGTCATCTTTGCTAATTGCTTGGGGTTTTACGCAGATGAACTTAAAAAGATCATTTGAAAAACGCCCGACTTTATATTATACTGAAAGCACCGATATTTCGCGCAAAAGGTGGTCGGAACAGATGGATATCGAGAACCTGATCGGTGAAACAACCGAATATGACAAGAAAGCGGCGCTTGAAGTACGAAAGCCCAAAAGCTGGTGTAAGAGTGTCAGCGCTTTTGCGAACACGCTGGGCGGTGCGTTGATTTTCGGCATGGCGGATGACGGGCAGATCGTTGGGCTGACCGAACCTGACAGCGATGCTGAGAAAATCAGCGAGATCCTCAAGACGCGCATGGAGCCTATCCCGGAGTTTCGGCTGCGCTTTCACAAGACCGATGACGGCAAGGTGCTGCTGATCCTTGATGTGTTCAAAGGCGAGGAAACGCCCTACTATTACTCCGGCGACGGCACCTTATAGGCGTTTGTACGCATTGGAAACGAGAGCGTCAGGGCATCTGCCACCGAGCTGAAACGCCTTGTTCTGCGCGGCAGAAACACCTCCTACGACTCTCAGATGACGCTTTACAGGGTGGAGGACTACGCCTTTTCCAAGCTGCGGGAGCGCTATAAGAAGTGGACGGGAAACAGCTTTGACAACAAAGACCTTGTTTCCTTCGGGCTGGCAGACGAGGGCGGCTTTTTGACAAATGCCGGCGCCCTGATTGCCGACGAAAGCCCGATCCGCTGGTCACGATTGTTCTGCACACGCTGGAATGGACTGGACAAAAGCGGCGGCACGATGGACGCGCTGGACGATGCAGAATATTCCGGCAGTGTGCTTTCGTTGATTGAGAACGGCGAAGCGTTCATCAAGCGCAATGCCCGCATGATGTGGCGCAAGACACCCAACTCGCGGGAGGAACTGCCCGAATACGTCGAGCGCAGCTACCACGAGGCGCTTGTCAACGCGCTGGCGCACCGCGATTATCTCGTCTACGGCAGCGAGGTCCACATTGACATTTACGATGACCGTCTGGAGATCTACTCACCGGGCGGGATGCCGGACGGCTCGATGATCCAAGACCGCGACCCGCTGACCGTGCCGTCCACCCGGCGCAACCCGGTGTTAGCCGATGTGTTCAACCGCCTTGGCTACATGGAGCGCAAGGGCAGCGGCTTTGGGAAAATTCTGAACGGCTACAAAGCGCAAATCAACTACACCGAGGATAAGCGTCCCACATTCCGTTCTGACCGCTACCAGTTTACGGTCGTTATGCCGAACCTGAATTATGGTGTCCCTCAAGATGTCCCTCAACGTGTCCCCCAAGGTGTCCCCCAAGATGATTTGGATGCCAAAATCCTGGCTTTAATCAAAAAAGACAATAAAATCAGCACCGAAAAACTCGGCATGGCACTGGGTGTCAGCTACAAAACCATCCGCCGCCATATCAAGGCGATGGGAAATGTCCGCTACATCGGTCGCGGCTTCAGCGGGCATTGGGAAGTTGACGATTAAATTCTACTACCATATCAGAAATAATACCGGCAGGACATCGTAAGCATTGTGTCCTGCCGGTATTGGTCTTATTGGCGGCTTGTAAATGTGGGCACTACACAACTCACCAAGTTTCGAAACCTATGATCTTCTAAAGGGAGCCATGTGTCGGTGATGCTTTGCAATACGGCATTCCAGTTTACATTTTCGGGCAACATAGTTTAGACCTCCAATTCTCGCTGTTCTGTGACAATACGTTTACAGGAAAGATACGTTGCAAGGAAATAACTTCCGTAGACAAGCAGAAAAAGAACGATTGTCAGTCCGATATTGGTTGCGATATGGATGTTCATAAATTCTTCCACCACAGCCATTGCTTTGCCAATCAGGAAAGCAGAATACACGCCAGCGACGACTAGCGGAATGGCAAAGAAGACGACTGTCTGCACAAAAAGCGTATGATCGATTTTCCTGCGGCCTGCACCCAGCTTTTGCAGCAAGCCATAGCGATACACATTGTCGGTCGTTTCGGTAAGCTGTTTTAACGCCAGAAGTGCGGCGCAAATCAGCAAAAAGACCAACCCGATATAGCAGCAAAGGAAGCTCACCAAGGCATCGAGGCCGTAGAACGTCTCATACATCATGTTCTTTTCGGCATAACGATAGCCGTGTGTACTATCCAATCCAATCGGAATCATCTTTTGCAGAACTTCATTGGAATCTGCATCGGGTTTATATTGCACCAAAAGCGCATTTACATCTTTTTCAAGAGATGCGGTGACGGAATCGGGAACGATCAAGGTGCCGCGGTCATTGTTGCTAACCGACGTCATAATGTATGTTTCCTGCAAAACTTTATCTTCTGCACGCTGTAAAGTCGCCCCGCCAACCGTGATTTCCGGGTGGCTCTGCAATGCAGCAGCAACATACCGATACGTTCCATTGTAGTTGCAGTTCAACAGGTATTGGCCATCGTTCAGCGTGATGGGTGCTTTGTTCTGCATGGCTAAGGCACGATTCAAGTCCGAAATGGAGATTACGGAAACCTTGCTGTCAGGAACTTTTTCATCAATCGGCCAAAATTTGACTTTCTGTCCTTCAAATAGTTCAGAGTAGGTCATATCGGCCTCGTAAACACTGATTTGCTCTGTAGCTTTGGCGTAGTTGCTTATGGTAATATCGTGTGCAGCGAGATAGGCAGCAATATCGCTGTCCCCGTCAACCGAAACATTGGAAAGCACGTTCAAATCATAGGGCGTTGCAGATTGGGACATTTTGTTCATAGCAAGCGCTGTGCTTGCGCCAATCGACACGGCGCAGATCGTGATGGTCAGCAATCCGCATACAACCGTTACCACAAGATAATTGGTTCGGATTTTGCTTCCAATCTGACGGACAAGGAACGTATTCAGACCTTTCAGGTAAAAGCATTTCCTTGCACTTGCTACTTGCATGAAAACGGCTGACAGCGAGTAGAACAGCAGAAAAGTTCCCGCGACCAATGCCGCCGCTGCCAACTGGAACAGATTATTTTCATGCGATGGCAGAATCCCGTTTTTGTTGAACAGCGCGGCAGAAATTCCGATGCAAAGCAGCGAGAGCAGGAACAGACAAACCGGCAAGATACGGTTTTCAGTCTGCATACTTTCGTTTTTTCTGCCGTCCGTCAATAGGTCGATCAATTTAACATTGGTGACAGACCGAATATTGAAAAGCATGACGATAAAAAAGATGATTGTGAAACACAACACGGTCTGGCGAAGCGCTCCGGCTGAAAACACGATCCGAAACTTTTCAAGATTGATTGCAAAAAGCCGCAATGTAATCAGAGAAAACCCTTGCGAAAAGAAAAAGCCCAAAAGCAATCCTGTGCCCAGCGCAATGATGCCAACACAAAGCGTTTCGCCTGCAAACAACCGGGAAATACGCCCTTTTTTCATGCCGAGCATCATATACACGCCTAATTCTTTTTTGCGGCGTTTCAATAAAAACTGATTGGCATAAAGAATCAGGAAAGCCAGAACAACCGCAATCATAGTGGAAAGCGTAGAAAGCATAATGCCGAGCTGACGATATAAGAGCGTGCCGGTCATGCCCATATTGGAAAAAGCCGGCTGGTCAGAAATGGAATTGAACGCATAGAACAAACTGACCGAAAGGGTCAGCGTAAGAAAGTAAATCAGATAGTCACGAATGTTCTTGCACACATTTCGGAAAATCAGCTTATACGTGTTCACTCTGTTCACCTCCCAAGACGGAAACTACTTCCAGAATTTTTGTGAAAAATTCTTTGCGCGTATCCAGCTGGTGGGGGCACTGGTTCAGCAGCACACCGCCGCCCTCACCGGCCCAGGTCGCACGCCATGCGCCGGAGTCATAATAAAACTGGGTGCGATACCAGTCGGTGACGATCCAGTTCACACGCTTGAGCTCACCCAGTTCGCCCGCGTCCAGCATCTCCTTCATCTTGCGGTAGACGCAGTTGGTGCGCTGGTTGAACATCATGCCGAAGGTCAGCTCGGGGTGCTTGTCGGCCTCGGCGATCATCTCCCGCACCTGTAAGGTGTAGACGCCCGCGGGCTTCTCGCACATGACGTGCTGCCCGGCGCGGAACGCCTCGATGGCCAGCGTGGGATGCTGGTAGTGCGGCACGGCGATGAGAACCGCATCGCAGCATTTGGCGGCAATAAGGTCGCTGCCCTCGGTGAAAATGCGGGCATCGGGCAGTTTTTCGGCAGCCCACTGGCGGCGGCTCTCCTTGCGGTCGGCCACGGCCACAATCTCGATATTCGGGCATTTTCCGTCCAGGACATTTTGGATGTGGGCGGAGGCAATGTTGCCCGCGCCGATGATGCCAAGTCGAAGTTTCATTGACAGTTCCTCCTACAATCTTGCCCGGAAAAGGGCACAGCTTTCTAGCTTTGATTGTAGCACGCGCCCCATCCCCAACTCAATGCAAAAAACCTATGTCTGAAATTTGGACTTTTTCGACAGACGTGAATCCACAGTGATTCACGCCCGAGGAATGTATGAATTTGTATGCGCGCCATGATAGCCACTGTTTTGGGTAGACGCGTTTTGCTACGCTGTGGCATAAACGATACTTTCCCAATGCTAAGCGCAAACGCATCACACTAGGTACAACCTCCATGCTGTTTGACCTGATAGACGGAGTTGATACATGGGCGATTGCGACCCAAAGCATTGCGCACAAGCTGATATGTGCTCTGCAAAAGTGATGCAGAGTGAAACACAGCGTCCTTTGTATTTTTAGGCACAAGCAGTTGTCGACTTTGGATACCTGATTTCCGCATCAATTACACACGTCGGGATTGTATGGTGCATATACCGAGAATTGTGGATTTTTCCGCCGAGTGAATCAAAACTGATTCACTTTTTCGAGTCAAGATTTTGGGATGAATCTAAACTGATTCACTCTGGAGCATATACGAATTTGTATGCGTATCCGCTTTGATTACCCCCCGCTTTGAGCGGGAACATGTTTTGCTAGCATAGCGTTTGGATATCCACAAACGCATTTCCGGGGCGTCACCCAGACCCCCGCGCTGTTCTTGCGTGATGATAGTGACGCTAATGACGCTCGTGACGCTGTTTTGGAGATATCCCTATACCATATCCCAGATTCAGCGTCATTAGCGTCATCTGCGTCATTCTGATTTTGTGTTTCTCGTACCGCCACCGCTATGGCGTGTTTATCCGCTTAGACCTGTGTACAGGGTTACGCATGGGGGAGTTGCTGACGCTGAAGTGGGAGGACATCGACTTTTCCACCGCCCAGCTTCACGTCAGGCGTACCATCAACCGCCTTGCCAAGTACGAAGCCCACGACGGCGAAAACAAAACCGAAATCGTATTCGGTACACCCAAAACGAAAAACTCTCGCCGCACGATTCCGCTGACCCGCACAATGGTTGACGAACTCACTCGCTGGAAGAAACAGCAGGAGCAAGACAAGATTCGGACAGGGGATAAGTACACCGACGATGGCTTCATTGTCACCAACGAGTTTGGACACTACTTTGAGCAGAAAACTTTCAAGGATTACTATGACCGCCTGTTGAAAGATGCCGACATCGGGCACTTTACCTTCCACGCCCTGCGCCACACCTTCGCCACCCGCGCATTAGAGCGCGGCATGGACTACAAGACCCTGTCAGCCATCCTCGGTCACTACTCGGTAGCGTTCACAATGGACACCTACGTTCACAGCATGGACGAACACAAACGGCGCGAAATGGACAAGATGAACGATATGTTCGGGATGCAGTACAGCATCTCTGTGGAGAACCAGCCCTACCCTGTACTCTGCACCTTATCCCCGGACGGCTGCACCGCCCATGTTCCTGACTTCCCCAAAGTCACCACACAAGCGCCAACACTAGACGCCGCCCTGCTCGAAGTCAAGCAGCAAATCCAAAAAGCCCTACGCCAATATAAGAACCCACCCATTCCCACCAAACAAGACCAAATCGTAGTGCCAACCAACAGCGTGCTGGTACTCGTCAAAGCAGGGTAATGCCACTGAATAGTTTTTAACACCACATGGTGCGTCTGTTGAAATTTTCAGTAGGCGTACCATCTTGTATTTACTTTTACGCTCTTATCTGTTATAATTAAAGCGCGAAAGTTAGGTGAGCCACATGACAAAATTTGAACAACTTGATTCCATGCTGGAACAGGGGAACGGCTACATCACGACCCGCGCGGTTACAGCGCAGGGCATCTCAAAGCCCTATTTTGCCGAATACGCCCGCAGCCGAGAACTGGAGCGTGTCGCGCATGGCGTATACCAATCACGCGATGCATGGCCGGATGATATGTATGTTCTCCACCTGCGCAACAGCAATATCATTTTTTCCCACCAGTCGGCGTTGGCGCTCCACGGTATGATGGAGCGCGAGCCGCACCACATCTATGTTACGGTCAAACAGGGTTACAACGCCACACATCTGCGCAAGCAGGGCGTGATTGTGCATACAGTTTCCCCGGAGATTTTCACACTGGGGCTGACCTCTGCCTCTACCACTTTTGGCAATACCGTTCCCACTTATGACCGTGAGCGCACACTCTGCGATGTCATTCGCCAGCGGGGTGCTATGGATGTGCAAACCTACCAAACTGCCATCCGCGAGTATATGCTGCACGGTCACAAAAACCTGCCTCATCTCATTCAGTGCAGCCGCGCACTGAAAGTTGAGGATGATGTAAGACGATACTTGGAGGTGTTTTTATTATGATCAAGACCTCACGACAGCTGAAGGATAAAATCAAAAATCTGGCGCACGGCGACAGCTTGAAATCGCAGACTCTGCTGCGCACCTACATGATGGAACGCTTTTTAGAGCGTCTCGCCGCATCCCAGTACAACAGCCATTTTGTACTGAAAGGCGGGATGCTGGTTTCTTCAATGGTCGGCATCCACCAACGTGCCACAATGGATATTGATGCCACCGTAGTCGCCCTGCCGCTGACATTGGAGGACGCTACACGGACGATTCAAGAAATCGTCAATATCGACCTGCAGGACGGCGTGGTTTTCAGCATTACCAATGCAGAAAGCATTATGGAAGAACATGACTATCCCGGCTTGCGTTTCACGCTGATTGGTACGCTTGACGGTCTGCGGCAGAAAGTAAAAATCGACATATCTACCGGCGATGCCATCACTCCGCAAGCCATTGAATATCGGTATCCGCTTATGTTTGAGAACCGCAGTTTGCAGATTATGAGCTACAATCTCGAAACGCTGCTTGCCGAGAAACTGGAAACCATCATGTACCGTGGCACAAGCAATACACGGATGCGCGATTTTTACGACATTTATATGCTAACTGGGAAACCCGGCATTGCAATCAACGACGCGACCTTGTATCGTGCATTCCTCGCAACCAGCAACACACGCCGCACGACTGGATTTATCCCGCAATTTGCAGCCATCCTTGAATCCGTAGAATCCAATGGCGAAATACAGAAAATTTGGAACAAGTTCTGCAAGGACAACGATTATGTCCTCGAACACGACTGGCACAAAATCATGGCATCCGTAAAAATCATGGAAAACCGGCTAGAGCAGCAGCGAGAACGAGCAAAGCGTTCACACACACTGGAACGCTGACAGCTCCTATTTTTACCTGCCAACTCCGCAAAATTTATCCACAAAAAGCGCCCGGACGGTTGAAAATCTCAACCGTCCGGGCGCAGTCGTTTTTCCGTTTTGGGGTCATTTTGGGGTCAAAGTTACCAGATCGTTACCACTTTTGCCATAAGGTAGAAAAAAGCTCGTTGAAACTTATCGTTTCAACGAGCTTTTGTTGGTTGCGGAGACAGGACTTGAACCTGCGACCTCCGGGTTATGAGAAATCTAAGATTTGTGCATTACAGTGCTGTTTTGTTGGGTTTGGTGGTATTGCGTACCAAGGCTCAGAACGGATTTTGTCCCATGTGTACAAAAGAGTGCTGCATCGTGCTGACCCGTTCCAAACCCTTTTGGGGGCAGTTTTGGGGGCAAATTCGTGAGACGGATTCTGACTTGCACCGCTCAAATAAATGCGCAGCATTGGTCTCATTGAGAAATGTGGATACCAATATCACTGGGTTCACGCAAGTGAAAAGCCCAACGAATCCGTAATGAAATTTTACTTTCTAGTAAGAAATTGTACGCAGCCCTACACCACTGCACCCCCGCACACCGCCCCTGTCACCGCGAGAAACGCCCCGGTTTGCGGGAGTTTGCAGCCTATCGGCGCGGTGTACCGTCCCGCCAAATACCGCACCAAAATCCCCGCTTTCCGGGGATTTTTTATTTTACCACAAAGGCATTTACCTGAACGGGATTTCCCTGTACAGGCAAATCCAACACAAATAAATACTAAATAAATGAAATACTAAGATACTATCGTATCCCATCCGTAAAACTACAAAAAAACGAATTTTTGCCACTGTAATCTTGCAGTGATGCGTACAACTTAACACCGGAGAGTACAACTTACGATTGCAGTTTTCATGTTGGGCGTAGTATAATTTATACAGACTCACCGCTTATCAGCTTGGTTCATGGCGGTCAGCACCTGCTCAAACAGCGGGCGCAGGGATTCTCCGTAGGCAAGCAGGGCTGTAATAGGCTCGTCTTTCACATACTCCAACATCGGATTTTCCAGAAATTCCGGCGCGTACTGCCGGAAAATCGCCTGCGCCACCGGATGCTCCATGATGACGCGCAGCGGGGTTTCCAACGAATAGCGGTCTATTTTCAAGCTGGTTTCGGTGGCGTACTCGTAGTGGTAGCTGCCGCTGCCCAAGGTCAGCGTCTCGGTCTGCTCGGGCAGGGTCAGCTCGGCGGTGGTGTTGGCGGGGTTGAAGCTGCCGTCCGGGCGGATGGAATTCCAGCGCTCCCAGATGGTGGTGGCACCCATCTTGACCTCATACAGCCAACTGGGATCGTCCTCCTGCAAAAGCAGCCTGCCGGCAAGGTCGTGCCTGCCGTTTTCGGACAGGGTCAGGCAGGCAAACGGCGTGCCGATAAACCCGGTCAGCAGATGCGTTTTATGCGCACCGATGTTCTTTTCCAGCGCGTCCAAAAGGCGCGGGCGGAACTCGTCCGGCACCATGTCAAAGTGCAGCGCCAGGATCAGGGCGGTTTGCGTTTCGCTGACAAGACGCCCGGTGGGGGTCACATACTCGGCGCGGAACGCCCGCACAAGCTCCTCACGGCGGCGGCTCCAGCGGCGCGCGTCCTCGGTGTACTGCAAAACGGCGTCGGTATCCGCAAGGATCTGCAAACTCCACGTAAAGCAGACATTGGCGGTAAAGTAGTCATCCGTCGCGCCCTTGCGCTCATCACCCAAGGCATTCGCCTCGGCGTCCAGCCCCAGCCAGTCGCCGTACTGGAAGCCCGTCTGCCACAGCCCGTTTTCGCCGCACTGGCTCTCGATAAACTCGACCCAGTGCTTCATGCTGTCGTAGCTGTGCTGCAGAATGCGCTTGTCGCCGTAGGCGCGGTAGAGTGTCCACGGCAGCACGGTCACCACATCGCCCCAGAACGCCGCGCCGTCCTGCTGGTTGCCCAGAATGTTCGGCACGACCTGCGGCATACTGACATCGGGACCCAGTTCACTGGCCAAGTCACGAAGCCACTTGGTCATAAACGGCATAATGTTCTCATTGAACGCCGCCGTGGGGCAGAACGCCGTCACATCGCCCGTCCAGCCCAGCGGTTCGCGTTTGTATTCTGTTGTTAAATCGTACAATTTCAGCATGAAAGCCCACCTTTTTTACTCCACCGTCAAATCCACATATTGCGGCTCGTACCCTTCTGCCGTGACCGTGACGCGCACCTTGCCCGGCTCGGTTCCGGCACGAATGACAGCCAAAGCGCGTCCGAGCCACGTGGTGTGGCTGCTGCCGAGGTAGGTTTCATCCGTCTGTGTTGCAGCACTGCCGAGGGCCTGTAAGGCAGCCGGACCTTCGATTTCCAGATGAACCTTTGCGTTGACGCACGGTTTCCAGATGCCTGCCGTATCGGTCAGCGTGATGGGGATAAAACAGAGTGACTGACCGTCTGCGCGCAAGGTCGTTTTCTCCGGGGCGAGGTGCAGCCGGGTTTTCTGTCCCGCTGTTTGCAGTGTGGTTTCTCCAAGGGCGATTCCGCTTTTATCCAGTGCCACGGCTTTCAGTGTGCCGGGTCGGTAGGGCAGCTTGAAAATCGCGCGGAATTTCTTTGTGCGCTTTTTGCCAATCAGCTTATCATTGCAGTACAGCGCCACAAATTCTGCATCGCTGTACACTTCCACCGTGGCTTTCTGCCCCTCACATCCGGGCCATGTCCAGCTTTCCACGGCGTTCGTCATACGCCACGCGCTGCCCGTCATTTTTCTGCCGTTCCAGTTGACCGGGCGCACACCCAAGTAAGGTGCTTTGCGCAGGCTCCACACCGCCTGCTGGAAATAACTTTCCGCTGTAATGTTTCCCGTTAAATCAATCGCACCGCTGCCCGCCGCAATCGGCAGACCCGGCGTATCCTGCGGGATCATCTGACCGATGCCCGCTTCGCCCAGATAATCAATGGCCGCCCATGCAAAATCGCCAATCAGCGCTGTATGCTTTTGCACCTGCGCCCAGTTGTACGGCAGCTCGCCAATAATCGTCTCGCTGCCCACCATCAGGCGATTCGGATAGTTTTTGCAGTCGTCCTCATAGCGGGAAGCCGCATAATTCAAGCCGAGAACATCCAGCTTTTCCGCCACATCGCGGCAGGCAGCGTCGCCTTTTTTGCCCTTGCTCATGTAGAACATCAGCGGACCGAGATTCTGCGTGACCATATTAAAGAACGCAGAACCCGACTCTTTCTTTTTCTCCTCCGGCTGCTTGGGCGGCAGCGGCTCCGGCTTGTAGGGGCCGCTTTCTTTATACACGCCAATGCCTTTTTGTGCGTAGACGTTCAGCAGCACATTGATGCCCGCTGTCACGGGGCGGGTATCATCCAGCGCGTGTACGAATCGGGTCAGCTTGTCAGCCGTTTCCACGCCCTGCGGAAAGGCCGTTTCCGACACCTCGTTGCCGATGGAATACAGAATCACGCTGGGATGGCTGTAATCCTTGGCAATCATAGTGGTCAAATCATCCTGCCAGTTTTCGGCAAAAATGCGGGAATAGTCATGGTAGGTCTTGGGTGTGTACCAGCCGTCAAAGGCCTCATCCATGACATACATACCAAGGCGGTCACAGGCATCCAGCAGGGCGCGGCTTGCCGGGTTATGGGCGCAGCGCACGGCGTTATAACCCGCCTTTTTCATAATGCGGATGCGGCGTTCCTCGGCATCGGCAAAGCCGCAGGCGCCCAAAATGCCATTGTCGTGGTGGATGCACCCACCGCGCAGCTTGACCGCCTTGCCGTTGACGCACAGACCGGTTTTTGCGCTCCATGTCAGTGTGCGGATGCCGAACGGGACGGATTCCTCGTCGTTTTCGGTCTTGACCACGCAGGTGTACAGGTTCGGGTGTTCGGCATCCCACAGCTTAGCCTGCGGGATCTCGATGACCCCCGGCGCTCCTTTTGCCACGCACTGCGCGCCATCCCAAATTTCTACCGCCGCGTGTTCGGTTTCGGTCTGCACCTCAACTACGGCGGGAGCAATCGACACCGTGCGGATCTTTACCGGGCGCACGCCGTCTTTCGGCTTTACCATCAGATGCACAGGGCGGTAGATGCCGCTGCCCGTGTACCAGCGGCAGTTGGGTTCCAGACTGTTATCCACCGTGACGCGCAGGGTGTTTTCCCCGGCACGCACTTTTCCGGTGGCATCGGCGGTAAATTCCGTATAGCCGTAACGGTGTTCGGCAATTTTTTCGCCGTTCAGATAAACGACTGCATTCTGATACACGCCCTCAAACAAAAATGTCAGTGCCTCATTCAGGTGCTCCCCCGGCAGAGAGAACGTCTTTTCATAGGCATATTTCCCGCCCGGAAAATAGCCGCAGTCCTTGCCGTTTTGGCAGTTTTCCTGCCGGGGTTCCTCCAGCATGGCATCATGGGGCAGATGCACGGTGCGGCAGCTTCCATCTGCCTTGTAAAAGCGCCAATCGGCGTTAAAATCCAATATCATAATAACTCCCTTTTACGCAAAACGGGGTGCATCGATCGGATGCACCCCGCAGTTTTATTTTACGATGCGGATAAAAGCCAAGTCGTTGGTGACAAGCTCTGTCTTTACGGTGAGTTTGCCATCCGCATATTCATACGGAGCCGGGGCGTAGTCCACTGCACTTTCATCAATGACCTGCTGTACCTGCGCCGGGGTCATGTCCTCCGGCTCACCCATTGCCTGCCAGCACTTCAGCGGGTTGCCGTGTTCCTCGTCGATGCGGCAAAGCTGCACGCTCTGCGGCTTTGCGTCCAGTTCGACCTCGATCTCCACCGGGGTGGCCGGGGTGCTTTGCCCTGCAAAGTGGTGCAGGTTCTGTTTGGTAGCCAGCACGGTAAGCTGTGTGTCGGCAGCATCGCGGAACGCTGCCACACTCACCTCGCCGTCCAGTGCGCCGGGCAGCTCCAGCCGTTTATCCCCGGCCTGCCCCAGCAGGCGCAGCGCGTGGAAAAGCGGCTTTGGAATACCGTGCTGGGTCACAAGACCATACCCGCCGTGAAATTCCTCCGGGAAGGGGTGAATTTCCTCAAAAATATCGCTGAAGCACCAGATGCTGGATCCGTCGATGAAATCCTCAGCACTGAGAGCCGCGCGCACATCGTAGGCGGCTACCTTACGGGTATCGTTACCGGGCGCGCCAAAGGTTGCGCAGCCGTTCCATTCGGTATAGTATACCGGCAGACCGTCAGCCTGCTTCTGTACCTGCTCGGCGGCATCGCGCAGCAGATCACGATTCAGGTCATCCGTCTCGGTGTTGTCGAGCATCGTGCGGCGGAACATGGGCAGCAAGCCATCCTCCGGCTTTAAACCGGCAAACAGCTGGGCAAAATCGACCTTGTATTCCGCTTGAATCTCCGCAGTATCCTTCATGTGATCCGCGTCTTTCTGGTCACACACCTCGCTGATGGGATCTCCTGCATACTGATGGGTCGTGATGAAGTCCACCGGCGCATCATGGGCCTTGCAGTAGTCCACGAACGCCGCGACCCACTTGCTGTTGCTGGTGGCGGGACCGCCGACCTTCAGTTTATCATCCACTGCTTTGACAGCCTTGGCGGTGATTTCATACAGACGGAAATAGTCCTCTTGCGTGCCGTCAAAGAACGGAGTTTTCAAGTCCGGCTCGTTCCAGACCTCAAAGAACCATGTTTCCACTTCCTCTTTGCCGTAGCGGTTCAGCAGAAAACGGACAAATTTCTGAATATACGCCTGCCACTGTGCCTCATCCTTCGGCGGGGCAATGCATGGTTTCCAGTAAAAGGTGCCGCGTGTCGGGCGCTTGGCCATCGGGCTGGGC
Protein-coding sequences here:
- a CDS encoding nucleotidyl transferase AbiEii/AbiGii toxin family protein, giving the protein MIKTSRQLKDKIKNLAHGDSLKSQTLLRTYMMERFLERLAASQYNSHFVLKGGMLVSSMVGIHQRATMDIDATVVALPLTLEDATRTIQEIVNIDLQDGVVFSITNAESIMEEHDYPGLRFTLIGTLDGLRQKVKIDISTGDAITPQAIEYRYPLMFENRSLQIMSYNLETLLAEKLETIMYRGTSNTRMRDFYDIYMLTGKPGIAINDATLYRAFLATSNTRRTTGFIPQFAAILESVESNGEIQKIWNKFCKDNDYVLEHDWHKIMASVKIMENRLEQQRERAKRSHTLER
- a CDS encoding DUF4982 domain-containing protein, whose protein sequence is MILDFNADWRFYKADGSCRTVHLPHDAMLEEPRQENCQNGKDCGYFPGGKYAYEKTFSLPGEHLNEALTFLFEGVYQNAVVYLNGEKIAEHRYGYTEFTADATGKVRAGENTLRVTVDNSLEPNCRWYTGSGIYRPVHLMVKPKDGVRPVKIRTVSIAPAVVEVQTETEHAAVEIWDGAQCVAKGAPGVIEIPQAKLWDAEHPNLYTCVVKTENDEESVPFGIRTLTWSAKTGLCVNGKAVKLRGGCIHHDNGILGACGFADAEERRIRIMKKAGYNAVRCAHNPASRALLDACDRLGMYVMDEAFDGWYTPKTYHDYSRIFAENWQDDLTTMIAKDYSHPSVILYSIGNEVSETAFPQGVETADKLTRFVHALDDTRPVTAGINVLLNVYAQKGIGVYKESGPYKPEPLPPKQPEEKKKESGSAFFNMVTQNLGPLMFYMSKGKKGDAACRDVAEKLDVLGLNYAASRYEDDCKNYPNRLMVGSETIIGELPYNWAQVQKHTALIGDFAWAAIDYLGEAGIGQMIPQDTPGLPIAAGSGAIDLTGNITAESYFQQAVWSLRKAPYLGVRPVNWNGRKMTGSAWRMTNAVESWTWPGCEGQKATVEVYSDAEFVALYCNDKLIGKKRTKKFRAIFKLPYRPGTLKAVALDKSGIALGETTLQTAGQKTRLHLAPEKTTLRADGQSLCFIPITLTDTAGIWKPCVNAKVHLEIEGPAALQALGSAATQTDETYLGSSHTTWLGRALAVIRAGTEPGKVRVTVTAEGYEPQYVDLTVE